The Podospora pseudocomata strain CBS 415.72m chromosome 1 map unlocalized CBS415.72m_1, whole genome shotgun sequence genome has a segment encoding these proteins:
- a CDS encoding uncharacterized protein (COG:Z; EggNog:ENOG503NYQ3), which produces MLSERPETPPKPFTTIPFSRDRDFVNRGDILEQIDRRCSEPAARVALVGLGGVGKSQLAIEYAHRLATRQPDAWVFWVHAGTYARVEEGFRTIADAVKLTGRNLPKADILQLVYSWLSNERNGRWIMILDSADDRDVFYNATNGDERDRRPFATYLPQSQNGSIIVTTRNKDLAFRLSGCRQNMIEVGPMAQTDALTLLEKKLGSPADLDVAADLVRALDLVPLAISQAAAYIQARAPRSSLEKYLTEFRKSEHRKSSLLQYDAGDLRRDGGASNAVLTTWQISFDYIRSKRRSAADLLSLMSFFDRQGIPGWVLKPPRVTKQEVPGRCLDEAGDTDFDNGSSASDGAADGAADDGSADTIDDGFEDDVAMLRDYCLIATNEMDEFEMHGLVQFSTRKWLEQSGQQETFKQKFIERIAASFPTGDYKNWATCRNLFAHVQVALGYRPSENREEIWATLLYNGGWFAWSQGRYEVAQQMVGKARRARDKRLGKEDAATLASMSLFALVLLDRGQWEEAEKLFVQVVETWKTKLGADHPDTLTSMANLASTYRNQGRWEEAEKLEVQVMETSKTKLGADHPSTLTSMANLASTYSNQGRWEEAEKLFVQVVETRKTKLGADHPDTLTSMANLASTFCNQGRWEEAEKLLVQVMETRKTKLGADHPSTLTSMANLASTFWNQGRWEEAEKLFVQVVETWKTKLGADHPDTLTSMANLASTYSNQGRWEEAEKLEVQVMETRKTKLGADHPDTLTSIANLASTYRNQGRWEEAEKLEVQVVETSKTKLGADHPSTLTSIANLASTFWNQGRWEEAEKLFMQVVETSKTKLGADHPDTLTSMANLAFTWKSQGRHSGALALMSHGPTTQCP; this is translated from the exons ATGTTATCAGAACGACCTGAAACCCCGCCGAAGCCGTTTACGACCATCCCCTTCTCGCGCGACCGTGATTTTGTCAACCGCGGAGACATTCTCGAGCAAATCGACCGGCGATGTTCCGAGCCCGCCGCTCGCGTGGCCCTCGTCGGCTTGGGTGGTGTCGGCAAGTCACAACTGGCCATCGAATATGCTCACCGACTCGCCACTCGCCAGCCTGACGCATGGGTGTTCTGGGTCCACGCTGGAACTTACGCGCGCGTCGAAGAGGGGTTCAGGACGATTGCCGACGCTGTAAAGCTGACCGGCCGGAACCTACCGAAAGCCGACATCCTACAGCTTGTGTACAGCTGGCTGTCCAACGAACGGAACGGCAGATGGATCATGATCCTTGACAGCGCTGACGACCGCGATGTGTTCTACAACGC GACCAACGGCGATGAGCGCGACAGGCGGCCGTTTGCGACATACTTACCGCAGAGCCAAAACGGATCGATTATTGTCACAACCCGTAACAAGGATTTAGCATTCAGACTGAGCGGGTGCCGTCAAAACATGATTGAAGTCGGACCGATGGCGCAGACGGATGCCCTCACgctcctggagaagaagctaggATCGCCCGCGGATCTAGATGTGGCGGCCGATCTCGTACGGGCGCTCGACCTCGTTCCGTTGGCCATTAGCCAGGCTGCCGCCTACATACAGGCACGGGCGCCGCGGAGCTCACTCGAGAAGTATCTAACTGAGTTCCGGAAGAGTGAGCACAGAAAGAGCAGTCTTTTACAGTACGATGCTGGGGACCTACGGCGGGATGGAGGCGCGTCGAACGCGGTTCTCACGACATGGCAGATATCCTTTGATTATATCCGGTCCAAGCGGCGCTCTGCGGCGGACCTCCTGTCGCTTatgagctttttcgaccGGCAAGGTATTCCTGGGTGGGTTCTTAAACCACCTAGAGTTACTAAGCAGGAGGTTCCAGGACGGTGTCTAGACGAGGCCGGAGATACAGACTTTGATAACGGCAGCAGTGCTTCAGATGGTGCCGCAGATGGTGCCGCAGATG ATGGTAGTGCAGATACTATTGATGATGGattcgaagatgatgtggcgaTGCTGAGAGACTACTGCCTTATAGCAACGAAtgagatggacgagtttgagATGCACGGGCTTGTGCAATTCTCGACGAGGAAGTGGCTGGAACAATCggggcagcaggagacgTTCAAACAAAAGTTTATCGAGCGAATAGCAGCCTCATTCCCAACTGGAGACTACAAGAACTGGGCGACTTGTCGAAATCTCTTCGCACACGTTCAAGTGGCCCTCGGTTACCGACCCAGCGAGAATAGGGAGGAAATATGGGCGACGCTTTTGTataatgggggttggtttgcatGGTCGCAAGGGAGATACGAGGTGGCACAGCAGATGGTAGGCAAAGCGAGAAGAGCCCGCGATAAGAGGTTAGGAAAAGAGGATGCGGCGACTCTAGCTAGCATGTCACTGTTTGCTCTGGTCCTTTTGGACCgaggccagtgggaggaggccgagaagctgtttgtgcaggtggtggagacttggaagaccaagcttggggccgatcacccagatacgctaacgagcatggccaacttagcctcgacatacaggaaccagggccggtgggaggaggccgagaagctggaggtgcaggtgatggagacaagcaagaccaagcttggggccgatcacccttctacgctgacgagcatggccaacctagcctCGACATACAgcaaccagggccggtgggaggaggctgagaagctgtttgtgcaggtggtggagacgaggaagactaagcttggggccgatcacccagatacgctaacgagcatggccaacctagcgtcgacattttgcAACCaaggccggtgggaggaggccgagaagctgcttgtgcaggtgatggaaacgaggaagaccaagcttggggccgatcacccttctacgctgacgagcatggccaacctagcctcgacattttggaaccagggccggtgggaggaggccgagaagctgtttgtgcaggtggtggagacttggaagaccaagcttggggccgatcacccagatacgctaacgagcatggccaacttagcCTCGACATACAgcaaccagggccggtgggaggaggccgagaagctggaggtgcaggtgatggagacgaggaagaccaagcttggggccgatcacccagatacgctaacGAGCATAGCCAACCTAGCctcgacatacaggaaccagggccggtgggaggaggccgagaagctggaggtgcaggtggtggagacgagcaagaccaagcttggggccgatcacccttctacgctaaCGAGCATAGCCAACTTAGCGTcaacattttggaaccagggccggtgggaggaggccgagaagctgtttaTGCAGGTTGTGGAGaccagcaagaccaagcttggggccgatcacccagatacgctgacgagcatggccaaccttGCTTTTACTTGGAAAAGTCAAGGTCGACATTCAGGCGCCTTAGCCTTAatgtcacacgggcccacgactcagtgcccctag
- the RCO1_1 gene encoding transcriptional regulatory protein rco1 (COG:Q; EggNog:ENOG503NYJ4) codes for MHKIRERTGERGASLHVSPDRGNVQDGRVFRSPTMTSSTSPQTTVVMAAQAPTHFPDRPQFSGFMKPCRLEGEVSHLEVHGAIPDDIDGTFYRVMPDPQLPPFIQDDPWFNGDGSISAFRINDGKVSFKQKYVQTEKLKREREAKRALLGKYRNKYTDAVEFKVRTTANTNVIHFNGKLLALKEDAPPYALDPETLETLGLHTFDGQLPSLTFTAHPKFDPKTGEMICFGYEAKGDGTPDVCYYRVAPDGKFLEVVWLVAPVVGMIHDFAVTENFVLFPIMPQVCDLERLKQGGEHWQWSPETPFYVGVLPRTGAKPEDVKWFQYRNSFPGHVSNAFEDSSGNLIMDIALSDKNVFFWWPDAQGNAPEPSSIVSQLKRFVIDPKSSNLHLADPEVLQEDNSEFYRIDDRFATQPYRHCFYDMLNPALGTDFPGIAHQLGGGYPLYNSLGHLDLQTRKVEVYFPGRTHMVQEPVFIPRRGSGEEGDGYLLALVNNYATMSSELHLLDTKNFTKAQAVILLPVRLRQGLHGNWVDNDKP; via the exons ATGCATAAAATCCGGGAAAGAACCGGGGAACGGGGAGCAAGCCTTCATGTCTCCCCGGATCGGGGTAACGTCCAAGACGGGAGAGTATTTAGATCTCCTACGAtgacctcttccacctcgccTCAGACAACCGTAGTCATGGCAGCACAAGCACCAACTCACTTTCCCGATCGCCCTCAGTTCTCTGGGTTTATGAAGCCATGCCGCCTTGAAGGCGAGGTTTCACACCTGGAGGTCCATGGGGCAATTCCAGATGACATTGACGGTACGTTTTACCGTGTCATGCCAGATCCCCAGCTGCCTCCTTTCATCCAAGATGACCCA TGGTTCAACGGAGATGGCTCCATCAGCGCTTTCCGGATCAACGACGGCAAAGTCTCTTTCAAGCAAAAATATGTCCAGACTGAGAAGCTGAAACGAGAACGCGAGGCCAAGCGGGCCCTGTTGGGAAAGTACCGCAACAAGTACACCGATGCGGTCGAGTTCAAAGTCCGCACCacagccaacaccaacgtcaTCCACTTCAACGGCAAGCTGCTCGCCCTCAAGGAAGACGCCCCGCCGTACGCATTGGACCCAGAAACCCTCGAGACCTTGGGCCTGCACACTTTTGATGGGCAGCTTCCCAGTTTGACGTTCACAGCCCATCCCAAGTTCGACCCCAAGACGGGCGAGATGATTTGCTTTGGGTATGAGGCCAAAGGAGATGGGACGCCTGATGTGTGCTATTACCGAGTAGCTCCTGATGGCAAGTTCCTCGAGGTGGTGTGGCTCGTTGCGCCAGTTGTGGGAATGATTCACGACTTTGCTGTGACTGAAAACTTTGTGCTCTTCCCCATCATGCCGCAGGTTTGTGATCTCGAGAGGCTGAAGCAGGGGGGCGAGCACTGGCAGTGGAGCCCCGAGACACCGTTTTATGTCGGCGTTTTGCCTCGAACAGGCGCGAAGCCGGAAGATGTTAAG TGGTTTCAATACCGCAACTCATTCCCCGGCCACGTTAGCAACGCCTTCGAGGACTCATCGGGCAATCTCATCATGGACATTGCGCTCAGTGACAAGAACGTCTTCTTTTGGTGGCCGGATGCCCAGGGGAATGCCCCGGAGCCAAGTTCAATTGTCTCCCAGTTGAAGCGTTTTGTGATTGATCCAAAGTCTTCAAACCTCCATCTTGCCGACCCAGAGGTGCTTCAAGAGGACAACTCGGAGTTTTACCGAATCGACGACCGATTTGCCACTCAACCATACAGGCACTGCTTCTACGACATGTTGAATCCGGCGTTGGGGACCGACTTCCCAGGGATTGCCCACCAGCTCGGCGGGGGATACCCTCTGTATAACTCGCTGGGACATCTTGACCTCCAAACTCGTAAGGTGGAAGTGTATTTCCCTGGACGAACACACATGGTTCAGGAGCCAGTATTCATTCCCCGTCGGGGGtctggtgaggaaggagatgggTATTTGCTTGCGCTTGTAAACAACTACGCCACGATGTCGAGTGAGCTACACTTGCTTGACACGAAGAACTTTACCAAAGCGCAAGCTGTCATCTTGTTGCCCGTGCGGTTGAGGCAAGGGTTGCATGGGAACTGGGTAGACAATGATAAACCATGA